One region of Rhodophyticola sp. CCM32 genomic DNA includes:
- a CDS encoding class I SAM-dependent DNA methyltransferase: MSDGYLKDVYDLDGPGAVRSYYDKWARTYDAEVGENGYATPARCAAALKATGLPLTAPILDMGCGTGLSGVALAAQGFATLDGCDLSPEMLEQARAVGVYRDLFPADAVPPHPYAAIAAVGVIGPGAAPPDLFDTCLALLDPGGRLVFSFNDHALDIPDYPAKLQTARDSGAVRLLFEEHGDHLPGIGIKSTVYVLEKT, from the coding sequence ATGAGTGATGGATATCTCAAAGACGTCTACGATCTTGATGGTCCCGGGGCCGTGCGCAGCTATTACGACAAATGGGCCAGGACCTATGATGCCGAGGTTGGCGAAAACGGCTATGCCACACCTGCGCGCTGTGCTGCGGCCCTGAAGGCGACCGGCCTGCCGCTGACCGCCCCGATCCTTGATATGGGCTGCGGCACCGGGCTGTCCGGTGTGGCGCTTGCGGCGCAGGGTTTTGCAACGCTTGATGGCTGTGATCTGTCGCCCGAGATGTTGGAACAGGCCCGCGCAGTCGGGGTCTACCGCGATCTTTTTCCAGCGGATGCAGTGCCGCCCCACCCCTATGCCGCCATTGCCGCGGTTGGTGTGATCGGCCCCGGGGCGGCCCCGCCGGACCTGTTTGATACCTGCCTCGCCCTGCTTGATCCGGGCGGGCGTCTGGTTTTCTCCTTCAATGATCACGCCCTCGACATCCCGGACTATCCCGCAAAGCTGCAAACCGCCCGCGACAGTGGCGCGGTGCGCCTGCTGTTTGAGGAACATGGCGACCACCTGCCCGGCATCGGCATCAAGTCCACCGTGTATGTTCTTGAGAAGACGTGA
- the trmFO gene encoding methylenetetrahydrofolate--tRNA-(uracil(54)-C(5))-methyltransferase (FADH(2)-oxidizing) TrmFO, producing the protein MSRPLHIIGGGMAGSEAAWQAVNTGVPVVIHEMRPETGTFAHQTGHLAEMVCSNSFRSDDSEQNAVGLLHWEMRAADGLIMEMADRHRLPAGGALAVDREPFAAAVDDRLRRHPLVTLSEQEVTTLPADGPVIIATGPLTSGALAQAIAAETGQDSLAFFDAIAPIVYADSIDMSKAWMQSRYDKGETEEERTAYLNCPMDRDQYEAFIDALLTADKTAFKPGETAGYFDGCLPIEVMAERGRETLRYGPMKPVGLTNPHQPEVKAHAVVQLRRDNKLGTLYNIVGFQTKMKYGAQATVFKMIPGLENARFARLGGIHRNTFLNSPTLIDDQMRLRSKPHIRFAGQITGVEGYVESAAMGLLAGRLAAAELIGQSLPPIPQVTAMGALIHHITGGAEARTFQPMNVNFGLFPPVPGLKAGRRGRRDRYKAYTDRAKQAWSDWLGYSVSTLH; encoded by the coding sequence ATGAGCAGACCCCTGCATATCATCGGCGGCGGCATGGCCGGATCCGAAGCCGCCTGGCAGGCGGTGAATACGGGCGTGCCTGTTGTGATCCACGAAATGCGGCCCGAAACCGGCACATTTGCCCATCAGACCGGCCATCTGGCGGAAATGGTCTGCTCCAACTCCTTTCGTTCCGATGACAGCGAACAGAATGCCGTCGGGCTTCTGCATTGGGAAATGCGCGCCGCCGACGGGCTGATCATGGAGATGGCCGACCGGCACCGCCTGCCCGCCGGCGGCGCCCTTGCCGTCGACCGGGAGCCGTTTGCCGCCGCCGTCGATGACCGTCTGCGCCGCCACCCGCTGGTCACCTTGTCAGAGCAGGAGGTGACCACCCTGCCCGCAGACGGCCCGGTGATCATCGCCACCGGCCCGCTGACCTCCGGCGCCCTGGCCCAAGCCATTGCTGCGGAAACCGGGCAGGACAGTCTGGCCTTCTTCGATGCCATCGCCCCCATTGTCTATGCAGACAGCATCGACATGTCCAAAGCCTGGATGCAGTCGCGTTATGACAAGGGTGAGACCGAGGAAGAACGCACCGCCTATCTCAACTGCCCGATGGACCGCGATCAGTATGAGGCCTTCATCGACGCGCTGCTGACCGCAGACAAAACCGCGTTCAAACCGGGGGAAACCGCCGGCTATTTCGATGGCTGCCTGCCGATCGAGGTGATGGCCGAACGGGGCCGCGAAACCCTGCGCTACGGCCCGATGAAACCGGTGGGCCTGACCAACCCGCATCAGCCCGAGGTGAAGGCGCATGCGGTTGTTCAACTGCGCCGTGACAACAAACTGGGCACGCTTTATAATATCGTCGGCTTTCAGACCAAGATGAAATACGGCGCGCAAGCCACTGTTTTCAAAATGATCCCGGGGTTGGAGAATGCCCGTTTCGCGCGGCTTGGCGGGATCCATCGCAACACATTTCTCAATTCACCGACCCTGATTGACGATCAGATGCGCCTGCGTTCAAAACCCCATATCCGCTTTGCCGGTCAGATCACCGGGGTTGAGGGCTATGTGGAATCCGCCGCCATGGGGCTGCTGGCCGGTCGTCTTGCCGCCGCCGAGCTTATCGGGCAATCCCTGCCCCCGATCCCCCAGGTCACCGCCATGGGCGCACTGATCCATCACATCACCGGCGGGGCCGAGGCCAGGACATTTCAGCCGATGAATGTGAATTTCGGCCTGTTCCCCCCCGTCCCCGGGCTGAAAGCCGGGCGGCGCGGGCGCAGGGACCGCTACAAGGCCTATACGGACCGGGCCAAACAGGCCTGGAGCGACTGGCTGGGCTATAGCGTTTCGACTTTACATTGA
- a CDS encoding DoxX family protein: MVQGTANRVTNGKTAQNLLRILIASYFLAAALQLIPGTDLTPLTSRVMPPGLDAALAAAIVFGLAYLVMIGVWMRGAALLLGLMTFFASYIKMLELGLQEELGDFWRDLALIAALMLTYADKSHYDPRLNQAIRRRVRPRRVQSAATSASQRMDETTVEGSAPHPAAAPARKIWRLRKDQAPIDIVFREPPDPKTS, from the coding sequence ATGGTTCAGGGCACGGCCAATCGCGTGACAAACGGCAAAACGGCGCAAAATCTTCTGCGGATTTTGATCGCCTCCTATTTTCTTGCGGCCGCCCTGCAACTGATCCCGGGCACCGACCTGACACCGCTGACCTCGCGGGTCATGCCGCCGGGGCTTGATGCAGCACTGGCCGCCGCCATCGTCTTTGGCCTCGCCTATCTGGTGATGATCGGTGTCTGGATGCGCGGCGCAGCCCTGCTTCTTGGGCTGATGACGTTTTTTGCCTCTTACATCAAAATGCTGGAACTTGGGCTTCAGGAAGAACTGGGCGATTTCTGGCGCGATCTGGCGCTGATTGCAGCGCTGATGCTGACCTATGCGGATAAATCCCATTACGATCCCCGGCTGAATCAGGCGATCCGGCGCAGGGTGAGGCCGCGCCGGGTGCAATCTGCCGCGACCAGCGCCAGTCAGCGGATGGACGAGACCACAGTGGAGGGCAGCGCGCCGCACCCCGCCGCCGCCCCGGCCCGCAAAATCTGGCGCTTGCGCAAAGACCAGGCTCCGATCGACATCGTCTTTCGTGAGCCACCCGACCCGAAGACCTCATAA
- the gyrA gene encoding DNA gyrase subunit A: protein MTDTPEPPENMDETAPERPEYTGPSIGISEEMKTSFLDYAMSVIISRAIPDLRDGLKPVHRRILYAMHETNNSHDKSYRKSARPVGDVMGKYHPHGDGAIYDALVRMAQDFSMSLPLLDGQGNFGSMDGDNPAAMRYTEVRMDKPAAFLLADIDKDTVDFQDNYDGKDQEPTVLPARFPNMLVNGAGGIAVGMATNIPPHNLGEVIDACQALIVTPDLSSEELIDYVPAPDFPTGGIILGRSGARKAYLEGRGSVVIRAKTRIEEIRKDRYAIVLDEIPYQVNKASMIEKIAELVREKKIDGISAVQDESDRVGVRVVVELRRDATAEVVLNQLFRFTQMQTSFGCNMLALNGGRPEQLTLRGFLTAFLDFREEVVARRTAHELMKARERSHILCGLAVAVSNVDEVVATIRKSADAAEARTALMTRRWPAGEIADYIRLIDDPTHKMNEDGTYNLSETQARAILELRLQRLTQIGVKEVTDELRELAEKIKDYLAILASRDRIMAIISAELAEVKEQFAVPRRTEIVDWSGDMDDEDLIEREDMVVTITAGGYIKRTPLAEFRAQRRGGKGLSGMATKEDDVVTTLFVANTHTPLLFFTTDGMVYKLKTWRLPQGGRTARGKAVVNILPIPTGVGIAAVMPVDRDEDHWDELQIVFATTAGDTRRNQLSDFTNVKANGKIAMKLPDDGSVQLVNARICTEEDDVMLVTDAGRAIRFRTSDVRVFKGRDSTGVRGIRLSGTDKVVSMAVIRHFEASADERAAYLKMRRAMAGLADDVDVTDEDEDASGDLALTQERYAEMSAHEDLILTITAGGSGKLSSSHDYPVRGRGGQGVAAIDRAMRGGPLVASFPVEMDDQIMLATSTGQSIRVPVEGISFRSRSAGGVKVFDTAKGEVVVSVAWIADQGEEEDDTPAED from the coding sequence AAAACCTCGTTCCTCGACTATGCCATGTCGGTGATCATCTCGCGCGCCATTCCCGACCTGCGGGACGGGCTGAAACCGGTGCATCGTCGCATCCTCTATGCGATGCATGAGACCAATAACAGCCATGACAAATCCTACCGCAAATCGGCCCGGCCGGTGGGCGATGTGATGGGCAAATACCACCCCCATGGGGACGGTGCCATTTACGATGCACTGGTGCGCATGGCGCAGGATTTTTCCATGTCCCTGCCACTGCTGGACGGCCAGGGCAATTTCGGTTCGATGGACGGGGATAACCCGGCCGCCATGCGCTATACCGAAGTGCGGATGGACAAGCCTGCGGCCTTCCTTCTGGCCGATATCGACAAGGATACGGTCGATTTTCAGGACAATTACGACGGCAAGGATCAGGAGCCCACGGTCCTGCCCGCGCGTTTCCCCAATATGCTGGTCAACGGGGCGGGCGGCATCGCCGTAGGCATGGCCACCAATATCCCGCCCCATAACCTGGGCGAGGTGATTGACGCCTGTCAGGCGCTGATCGTAACCCCGGATCTGAGCAGTGAGGAACTGATTGACTATGTGCCCGCGCCGGATTTTCCCACCGGCGGCATCATTCTGGGCCGATCCGGCGCGCGCAAGGCCTATCTGGAAGGGCGCGGCAGCGTTGTCATCCGCGCGAAAACCCGGATCGAGGAGATCAGGAAAGACCGCTATGCCATTGTTCTGGATGAGATTCCCTATCAGGTGAACAAGGCCAGCATGATCGAGAAGATCGCCGAGCTGGTGCGGGAGAAAAAGATCGACGGCATTTCTGCCGTGCAGGATGAATCGGACCGTGTGGGCGTGCGCGTGGTGGTCGAACTGCGCCGCGATGCCACCGCCGAGGTGGTTCTGAACCAGTTGTTCCGCTTCACCCAGATGCAGACCTCGTTCGGCTGCAACATGCTGGCGCTGAATGGCGGGCGGCCCGAACAGTTGACGCTGCGCGGTTTCCTGACCGCCTTCCTGGATTTCCGGGAAGAAGTCGTGGCCCGGCGCACCGCCCATGAGCTGATGAAGGCGCGGGAACGGTCGCATATCCTTTGCGGTCTGGCTGTAGCTGTCAGCAATGTGGACGAAGTCGTTGCAACCATTCGCAAATCTGCCGATGCGGCAGAGGCCCGCACAGCCCTGATGACCCGCCGCTGGCCCGCCGGGGAGATCGCCGATTACATCCGCCTGATCGACGACCCGACCCATAAGATGAATGAGGACGGCACCTATAATCTCAGCGAGACCCAGGCCCGCGCGATCCTGGAACTGCGCCTGCAGCGGCTGACCCAGATCGGCGTCAAGGAAGTGACCGACGAGCTGCGGGAGCTGGCCGAGAAGATCAAGGATTACCTGGCCATCCTTGCCTCGCGCGACCGGATCATGGCAATCATTTCCGCCGAACTGGCCGAGGTGAAGGAACAATTCGCCGTGCCTCGCCGGACCGAGATTGTCGACTGGTCCGGCGATATGGATGATGAAGACCTGATCGAACGCGAAGACATGGTCGTGACGATCACCGCAGGCGGTTATATCAAACGCACGCCCCTGGCCGAGTTTCGCGCGCAGCGGCGCGGCGGCAAGGGTCTCAGCGGCATGGCGACCAAAGAGGATGACGTGGTCACCACGCTATTTGTGGCCAACACGCACACACCGCTGTTGTTCTTCACCACGGATGGCATGGTCTACAAGCTGAAAACCTGGCGCCTGCCCCAGGGCGGGCGCACGGCGCGCGGCAAGGCCGTGGTCAACATCCTGCCAATCCCCACCGGCGTCGGCATTGCCGCAGTGATGCCCGTGGACCGGGATGAAGACCATTGGGATGAATTGCAGATCGTCTTTGCCACCACGGCAGGCGATACACGGCGCAACCAGCTTAGCGATTTCACCAATGTGAAAGCAAACGGCAAGATCGCGATGAAACTGCCCGATGACGGTTCGGTACAACTGGTCAATGCCCGGATCTGCACCGAAGAGGATGACGTGATGCTGGTCACCGATGCGGGCCGCGCGATCCGGTTCCGCACCAGTGATGTGCGCGTCTTCAAGGGCCGCGACAGCACCGGCGTGCGCGGTATTCGCCTGTCGGGGACGGATAAGGTTGTCTCCATGGCGGTGATCCGGCATTTCGAGGCCAGCGCAGATGAACGCGCCGCCTATCTGAAAATGCGCCGTGCAATGGCGGGTTTGGCGGATGATGTTGATGTAACGGATGAAGATGAAGACGCCAGCGGCGATCTGGCCCTGACCCAGGAACGCTATGCCGAGATGTCGGCGCATGAAGATCTGATCCTGACCATCACCGCCGGCGGCTCGGGCAAGCTTTCCTCCTCCCATGATTATCCGGTGCGCGGCCGTGGCGGTCAGGGTGTTGCCGCTATCGACAGGGCCATGCGCGGCGGGCCGCTGGTTGCCAGTTTCCCGGTTGAGATGGACGACCAGATCATGCTCGCCACCTCCACCGGGCAATCCATTCGCGTACCGGTTGAGGGGATATCCTTCCGGTCGCGCAGCGCCGGGGGCGTCAAGGTGTTCGACACCGCCAAAGGCGAGGTTGTGGTCAGCGTCGCCTGGATCGCCGATCAGGGAGAAGAAGAGGACGACACGCCCGCCGAAGACTGA